AATCGGAATCATCAAATTCGGTAACATACATGATGTTAATATTGGCTATCCCACTATATTCAGAAGCTTCGGGAATGGCTAGCACAGGGACGGGTGCCTTTTCAATAATTTTTCTGGTTACACCTCCCATCAAATCGGTAGGTTTTTCACTTTTGCCGCGGGTTCCAATAATAATCACATCAGGATTATATTCTTCAGCCTGTATCAGAATTTCTTCATGAGATATGCCCCGAACCAGTGTATAATCCACTGAAATATTTTTGATGCCCTGCTCTTCTATCCAGTCTTTAATCTCACGATAAAATTTTTCCATTCGTTCTTTGGCCCTGAGCTCAATATCCCTTATAATTTCATCCATATTGACCTGATAATAGTATGTATCAGTCATCGGCATAGAATTGACAATGGGATTGTAATATACATGCAGGAGCTTAACACTGGCATTTAGCTTTTCCGCAAGTCCAACGGCATATCGGCAGGCGTTCTTTGAATACATGGAAAAGTCCACCGGAACCAAAATCCGTTGTACCTTTTTAGGTTCCCCTGATTCCTGCCGGTCTGCCTCCCGGTATTCCTCGCTTACCTTCTCAACGATCCTTAATGCAGGTTCCAGATCGTCTTCATGAACCCTCACTTCTATTCCTCCGGCTACGGCGGAATATACAAGGTTTACATTTTTCAGATAACACTCAATGCCCTCAGCATTCAGACGACTTTTCAATACCTCGGCTCTTGAATAGTTATGCACTGCTATGGTTACGATTCTGTCACTCATAAGAATAAATTTTTCTATGATTGTTCTTCTTCAAATACACCGAATTTTTTAACCAGTTTTTCCACAAAGGGAGAAACCTCTTTGGGCACCTCTTCCAGCAATTTTTTGAAATCAGGCGCGGTTTTTCTGTTGGTTACCATGTTATGAATATCGGAAGAAGGAGCAGGAATGGAACATTTGCCAACATAAGGCAACATCCGCCAATTTACATCCGATTCTTTAAAAAGATTAAGGATTTCATAAGCTATAAGCAATAATTTGCCCCGGTTGTAACGCTCATTATGAATCAGCTTCTTTACCTGATTTTTCACCCATTCATTGGATATCTGGTATTTCACCATGTCCACCTTACTAAAAGCAGTACCCAAAAGATTGCTGCGGTAGTCTGTAAAATTTTCGTAATAATCGTCAAGTCCTGGATCAGGCGGATTATCTTCCCATTTCTCCGCAAGATACTCCAGCATATAGAGGGCTGCAACGTGATCTATAAGCTCAATAAACCAGTTGTTGATCCTGGGATCACAATATATCCTGCAAAATTCCTGGGAAAACTGAAAAGCAACCTGATTATAAAAAACATCGGAAATATTTAATCCGATCTTATAAAAATCACGTCCAAGAGGCCAATAGAGCGTCGGGCCCCCATCCTGATCATTTATTAAATGGATAGACTTAAAGCCCAACGGTGGGCCTTCGGGAATCAATCTTTCAAATTCTTCCAAAATGTCATTGATAACCCACGAGACTTTTTCATCTGAATCCCCGTTTAGCCCTAACTCATAATCAACATGCCATTTCATTCGTGTAGCAGTTTATTAAAGGTTTGTATTTCAATTAAATAAAATTTCATAGTTCGAATATTGTGCTTCCCCGCCATGGAACCCGCATGTTACTCATGTTCTTGTTGTGGAGGCCACTGCATGCGGGTTTCATTCGTATAAAGTTTGATTTTTGTTCTATGCTATAATACAAAAGCAACATCTAAGTTTTCCGGATCAATTACCATGATATTTTGTTTGTAATTCTTTATTAATGAAGCGACTATACTAAAATTGCGGATAGGTATATCCAGATGAAATTACAAAAAAAATTAACTCCATGCAAATCTTTAATCTACGCAGTCTATTAGCCTGCATAATTCAAAAACGAATCCCGCTGGTAAACGGGATTCGTTTTTGAATGTGGGATGGTTTGCGGGAGGGATGCAGGCTCGCCTTCGCGAAGCTTCAGGCGCCTACGCTAAAGCTTCAGCGACAGCGTGCGGAGCAAGGCAACCCCGCATTAGAAAAACCGGCTTTTTTGCGAAATTTATTGAAGCAAAAAGCCAGGTTTTTCAATAGCGTCAGAATTATTCTAGAATAATTCGGGTTAGAGCAGGTTGGTAGATTTTATTATATTGCAATCTCGTTTAAAGAATCAAAAATTGTAATTTTGCAATGACTTAAAAAAATAAAAAACAGGATGGAAAGGACCAACACGCCAATCAGGAAATTACTTAATAGCAAGGAATTAAATAAAGATGTGATTGTTAAGGGATGGGTCAGGACAAAGCGGGGCAAGAAAAGTGTGAATTTCATTGCCCTCAATGACGGGTCCACGATCCATAACATACAAATTGTAGTAGAAGTGGATAATTTTGACCCTGAACTGTTAAAAGCCATAAATACGGGAGCAAGCATTGGCGTAAAGGGCAAATTAGTGGAATCTATGGGTAAAGACCAGAATGTAGAGATTCTGGCGAAAGATATTACACTTTACGGAAAAGCCAATCCGGATGAATATCCGCTACAGAAGAAAGGGCATTCCCTTGAATTCTTAAGAGAGATTGCCCACCTAAGGTTTCGCACCAATACATTTGGTGCGGTTACGCGCCTGAGGCATGCCATGTCTTTTGCCATTCACAAATATTTCAACGACAATGATTTTTATTACCTGCATACGCCCATCATAACCGGATCCGATGCGGAAGGCGCCGGTGAAATGTTCAGAGTCACTACGCTGGATCTTAAAAATCCTCCGTTAAACGGAGACAACAACATTGATTACAGCGAGGATTTCTTCGGAAAAGAGACCAATCTCACGGTTTCAGGGCAGTTGGAAGCGGAACTGGGAGCTTTGGCTTTATCAAAAGTTTATACATTCGGGCCAACATTCCGTGCGGAAAACTCCAATACTCCCAGACATCTGGCAGAATTCTGGATGATTGAGCCTGAGATGGCCTTTTATGATAATGACGATAACATGGATCTAACGGAAGATTTCACCAGATACCTGGTAGAATATGCCCTGGAGCATAATTACGACGATCTGGAATTTCTTAACAGGATGTACGATAACGAACTAATTGATCGTTTAAAATTTGTAAAAGACAATACCTACGAAAGAATAACCTACTCTGAAGCCATCGACATTCTGGAAAAAGCGGAGCAAAAATGGGAATTCCCGGTAGAATGGGGTGTCGATCTCCAGGCAGAACATGAAAAGTACCTTGTGGAAAAGCATTTCAAAAAACCCGTGATAGTGGTCGATTACCCCAAAGAAATCAAGGCTTTTTACATGAAACAGAATGATGATGGCAGGACAGTCCGGGCTCTGGACCTGCTTTTCCCGAAAATCGGTGAAGTTGTGGGCGGATCTCAGCGGGAAGAAGAATATGATAAGCTGTATAACAGAATTAAAGAATTGAATTTGCCCGAAGAAGACTTATGGTGGTATCTGGAAACCAGAAAGTACGGTACAGCTCCTCACAGCGGTTTCGGTCTGGGTTTTGAAAGGCTGATGCTTTTCATAACCGGAATGTATAACATCCGGGATGTCATCCCCTTCCCGAGAACTCCTAAGAGTGCTGAATTCTAACAAGTTGGGTTCATTATGCTTAAACAGAGTTTAGAACAAAAATTACTTCAGAAACTTTCTCCCCAGCAGATCCAGATGATCAAAATGCTGGAAATTCCTACTTTACAACTGGAACAGAGGATAAAGCAGGAACTGGAGGATAATCCCGTTTTGGAAGAAGGAGAAAAGCATGATGAACAGGAAGGAAATTACGAGGAACAGCAAGAGCAAATGAATGAGGGCGATCAGGATGAATTTTCCTTTGAGGATTACATCAATAATGATGATGACATTCCCTCCTATAAGCTTCAGTCAAGTAATGTATCCAAAGACGACAAAAAAGAAGAAGTCCCGTTTTCACAAACCACCTCTTTTCATGAAAATCTGGAAAATCAGATCGGATTAAAAAATCTTACTGAAAGAGAGCATCTGCTGGCTCAATATATCCTCGGAAACATTGATGAAGACGGTTATCTCAGGAGAAAAGTGGAATCTATTGTTAATGATCTGGCTTTTACTCAAAATCTCAAGGTAAGCGAGGAAGAGGTGGAAAGGGTGTTAAAAATTGTTCAGGAGCTGGATCCTCCCGGAGTAGGAGCCAGGAACCTGCGGGAATGTTTACTTATTCAGATCAAACAGAAAGATCAGGAACGGCCTTCGGTCAAACTGGCCAAAAAGATATTGGAACAATACTTCAATGAATTTACGAAAAAACATTACGACAAAATAATCACACGCCTCAAGATAAGCGAGGAACAATTGGAGGAAGCCTTTAACGAAATTTTAAAATTAAACCCAAAACCCGGCAGTGTTTATACCAGTACCGACACCCGGTCAATACAGACCATAGTACCTGATTTTATTCTGGAAAACAACGACGGCAAACTGGAATTGAGCCTGAACAGCAAGAATGTGCCTGATCTGCATATTAACAAGGATTACAGCGCAATGCTGGAAGAATATCAGAAAAACAAGCAGAATAAAACCAGGGATGAGAAAGAAGCTGTAAGCTTTGTCAAACAGAAACTTGAGGCAGCAAAATGGTTTATCGACGCGATCAGACAAAGACAAAATACTTTGCTGATCACCATGAATGCCATTCTTGATTATCAATATGAATTTTTCCAGACAGGAGACGAATCCCAGTTAAGGCCGATGATTCTTAAAGATATAGCAGACAAGACGGGCCTGGACATATCAACCATATCACGGGTGGTGAACAGCAAATATATTCAAACTCCGTTCGGTATTTATCCGCTCAAATATTTCTTTTCCGAAGGCCTGCAAAAAGAAGACGGTGAAGAGGTATCCACACGCAGGATAAAATCCATCCTGAAAGAAAATATCGATAATGAAGACAAGAGAAAACCCCTCACAGACGAAAAGCTCGCCGAGATACTCAGGGAGCAGGGATACAGGATTGCAAGAAGAACAGTGGCCAAATACAGGGAACAAATGAATATTCCCGTAGCAAGACTCAGGAAAGAATTAAAAGGTTAAAAACATGTCAAAACTAATCGCCAAAATCATCTCTCTCGTATTCAATCCTTTATTGATGCCCACCTACGGGTTATTGATACTTCTCAATTCCGACACCTACTTCGCGATGTTGCCTTTCCAGGCAAAAAAAGTAATTTTCATTATTGTATTCATTACCACCTGTCTGTTGCCTCTGGCATTTCTTCCGCTGTTCATGTACCAGAATCTTCTGAAAAGCTTTGAAATGGAAACCATAAAAGAAAGAATCGTTCCTTTCGCCACCATCGGCATTCTTTATTTTATTGGTTACCTGATAATGTATCAAATGGATGTACACTCTACATTAGCCAATATTCTGCTTGCAGGAACCATTACCATTTTCATTGCGCTCCTCATTACATTAAAATGGAAAATCAGTGCTCATATGGCGGGGATAGGCGCTCTGACAGGCGCCATACTGGCCTTTAGTTATATACTGGAGACCAATTTTATTATCTTTCTCCTGGGTGCAATTTTTATAGCCGGACTACTGGGAACATCCAGGCTTATACTGAAACACCACACACCCACTCAAATCTATGCGGGATTCGGGCTGGGATTAACCGTTCTTGTGCTTACTTTTGTATTTTTCTAATTGATTGGTCAGCCAATTTAACCGTTCATAAAGCAGCGGCGAAAAACCGGATACTTTAGGAGGATAAAAGCCCCGTGATGCAGCCAGCGCATGGAAAATATCGAACGATTTTTGTTTTTCGCTGTAAAAATATCCCCGCTCTTTTAAATATTCGGCCAGATATTCCTGTTCGGTTTGCCCGGGGGTAGGTATCAATATGGCCCTCTTTCCAAGAGCCATAAGATCCATAATGGATGAATACCCGGAACGGCAGATGACAATACCGGAAACTGCGATAGCAACAGCCATGTCACGATAAGATAAATGAGAAACCCACTGTATATTTTCTCTCTTTACGGATGTTTTTTCTCCGGTAATTCCTCTGACAAATAACACCTCATAATTCGTAAACTCCAACTGTCCGATCAAAGTTTTTTCCAATAGAGACCTTTGCGGTTCAGGACCGGACAAAACCACCACAATATCATAGGCTTTTTTCTTTTCAGCTATCCGCTCTTCAAGCGGTAACAAAAATCTTGACAAAATCCCGATCTTATAAAAATGATTCACCGGAGGGAAGGGTGAGGACAAACTCCCGGCTATGCTTTCCTCTCCGGGAAAATCGGGTACCCATACCTGATCAAATCTCCTGAGAAACCAGGATTGGATCCACACGAATATCTTTTCCCCATGCTTCAAAAATCCTGGAAACTTTACATTAAGCTGATGAATAACGAGTATACTTAACAGATCTTTATGGAACAAGCCATATCGATGGTCGGAAACGACACAGGTAATATGTTCTTTATTGATAAGCCTTTTCAGGTATAGATGTTCAAGAAGGATTGTTTTAATAATTTTTGGTAACTGCCAGAAAATTTTCCCTATTTGTGATGCACCCGATGAATAGGTAATATGAAAAGAAGGCATTGCCACGGTTTTCAGGTTTGGAAATTCGGTTTGTAACATTTTACCCGAGGAACCACTTATGCCCAATATAACCTCAAACCCATAATTCCCGGAGAGGAGATGAATGATGGGAATCATTCTGGAGGCGTGGCCCCATCCCCAATCGAGCGGACAAACCAGAACTTTTCTATGAGAATTGGATATCACGGCTGCTAATTAGTATTTGTCCATAAAGTCAAAGAGATTTGAAAGAGTCTCGTCTAAAATGTTCGCTGGCAAGGCTTGCGAGTTTTGAATGCCAGGAGTCCGGCGGCTGCCGGATGACTGGCATGAAAAACGAGCGTAACGCAGCCAGCGAATATTATAGACAGACTCTAATTAATGACTTGAACGGAACCAGCTTGCTTATTCGTTAGAAGGAGGCTGCCGGTCTCTTTTTTCCGGGATTTCTTCTCCCTTTCTCCGGCCGGAGTCCTGACTTCTTTCCTGAGCTTCTGTCTCCATTTGATTCAAACGGGTCAGTACCTTCTGGTACATCCTGTCGAACCTTCTCAGATCCTTAGCATAATATTGAAGAGAAGAATCAAACTGCGCCCTCGTATAACCGTAATCCTCAAGCACAACCTCATAGGCATCCAATGTGTCGGGCACGGTAATTTCAGGATTATACTGGGAAACCTCCAGCGCTCCGTCCATAAGGTGAACTTTCACCAACACCGAAATCATCTCTTCACGGGGAATGGTTTTCCTGTTTTTCTTACACCCCACTGTAACAATTAAAGCAAAAACCAATATTATAAAAAAAGTTCGTTTCATTCGTGTAACAGTTTATTAAAGGTTTGCATTTCAAATTAATTTACATGTCAAATTCACAAACTGTGCTTGTCTCGCCATGGAACCCGCATGCTTTATTCATTGCCTTGTTGCGAAGGTTCCTAGATGCGGGTTTCATAGGCCAACCCGTTCTATCCTTAAAAAATTAAAGGGAATGAAAATAATCAATCCCCTTTAATACAACCCAAAAAATCCGGTAATATTTTAAATATTATTTAGTGTTTTTCCATAAAGTCAAAGAGATTTGAAAGAGTCTCGTCTAGAATGTTCGCTGGCAAGGCTTGCGAGTTTTGAATGACAAATGTAGAGACGTACGGCCGTACGTCTCTACCAGATGTAATCGACTGGCATGAAAAACGAGTGTAACGCAGCCAGCGGATATTATAGACAGACTCTATTTAATATCATCAAATTTAAGTCCGAACATAACCTCGATACTCCCTCCCGAATATTGGCGCAGTTGTGAGTAGGTAAAGTCATAGGACAATCCGAAATACCATCTGTTCTCGTGGTTATAACCTGCCATAAAGGAAAAAGCATCACCGGTACGGAAAGAAAGGCCGGCCCAGACTATACGCTGGTAGATCGCTCTTGCCGTAACCTCTAACTGTGGAGTTGCCGGGAACATTTCTCTGACCAAAAGGGATGGTTGAAGCGTAAAATCACGATTCAGAATAAAATTATATCCTCCGGCCAGGTAGAAGTGCTGTTTAAGTCTGTTGATCCCGACCTGTTCAGGAGTAATCTTATTCAGCTTATTGCCTATTAACTGGTGGGCAGAAACTCCGGCAAAGAAATAAGTAGAATACACATAAATACCTGCACTTGCATCAGGAATGAATCTTGATCTGACGGTGCCATCGATCACCGGATCCGGTCTCCCAAAATAACTTTCTATAGTCTGTGTGTCGAACTGGGTACCGTCCACTTTATATTGTATGCCTCCAAGAGAAATTCCTCCGGAAATCCGTATATTCGAATTAATGGGTATATTGTAGGCATACGAACCTTTAAACACCAGCCGGCTGGTAGGTCCGGTATAGTCGGAATAGATGTATCCCCCATACCCCATGGGTTGGTCCTCGGTGGGACCGTATGCACTGATGCTGTATGTCTGGGGAGCTCCGTCTATTCCCATCCATTGCATTCTGGAAAAAGCACGCACCTGTAAATAATTATGGGTTCCGGCCACAGCAGGATTGATCATATAATCATTCCAGGTATACTGGGTATACTGTGGCATCTGCTGTGCTTCTGCCATACCGGCACAGGCAAAAATCAACAGGCTGGATATCAAACAAAACTTTCTTACTTTCATACTATCTTATTATTGTAACGGTTCCACTTAGAGGCTTAATTCCGTTCTCATGGGTATCGATCATATAATAATAGGTACCCGACGGAAGCCGTTTGCCATTGGATGTTTTACCTTTCCATCCGGTTTCATTTCTGTAGGGTTTCTGACGGTAAACTTTCGTACCCCACCGATTGAAGACCACTACTTCAATGTTCTCATATTGCTCAGCATACTGAATTACCCACTCGTCGTTGGTACCATCATCATTGGGTGAAAATGCATCATGAGGTTCGACATTCGGTACCATTTCTATCGTCGCTGAATCGGTTTCCGTACAGTTTCGGGTGTTGCCTACAATCCAGATTTGTTGCTCGGCGACATCGTTTTCCCGCAGTCTTTGCACCTGTAATTCAGTGGCCAGTTGATCTACCGGATCGAAATATTCATTGGGCTCCCAGGAATAGGTTGCCTGAATATCACTGTTCTGAACGGTTGCATTCAAGGATTTGGCTGTAACATTCTCTTTTACCCGAATTGTGCCATCATCGGCATCATCCTGTTCATTGATCCGAACACCCAGATGGGGATAGAGATCAACATTCACGCTGTCCACATACCTGCATTTGGCGTTTTTGGCTTCCAACACATAAGTTTGTGGTGAAGTGGGATTTTCCGACAATGTATCCAGTTCCTCAGGTGTCTCATAACCC
This genomic window from Bacteroidales bacterium contains:
- the rpoN gene encoding RNA polymerase factor sigma-54 yields the protein MLKQSLEQKLLQKLSPQQIQMIKMLEIPTLQLEQRIKQELEDNPVLEEGEKHDEQEGNYEEQQEQMNEGDQDEFSFEDYINNDDDIPSYKLQSSNVSKDDKKEEVPFSQTTSFHENLENQIGLKNLTEREHLLAQYILGNIDEDGYLRRKVESIVNDLAFTQNLKVSEEEVERVLKIVQELDPPGVGARNLRECLLIQIKQKDQERPSVKLAKKILEQYFNEFTKKHYDKIITRLKISEEQLEEAFNEILKLNPKPGSVYTSTDTRSIQTIVPDFILENNDGKLELSLNSKNVPDLHINKDYSAMLEEYQKNKQNKTRDEKEAVSFVKQKLEAAKWFIDAIRQRQNTLLITMNAILDYQYEFFQTGDESQLRPMILKDIADKTGLDISTISRVVNSKYIQTPFGIYPLKYFFSEGLQKEDGEEVSTRRIKSILKENIDNEDKRKPLTDEKLAEILREQGYRIARRTVAKYREQMNIPVARLRKELKG
- a CDS encoding universal stress protein, whose protein sequence is MSDRIVTIAVHNYSRAEVLKSRLNAEGIECYLKNVNLVYSAVAGGIEVRVHEDDLEPALRIVEKVSEEYREADRQESGEPKKVQRILVPVDFSMYSKNACRYAVGLAEKLNASVKLLHVYYNPIVNSMPMTDTYYYQVNMDEIIRDIELRAKERMEKFYREIKDWIEEQGIKNISVDYTLVRGISHEEILIQAEEYNPDVIIIGTRGKSEKPTDLMGGVTRKIIEKAPVPVLAIPEASEYSGIANINIMYVTEFDDSDFNAIHKLMAIMRPFSIRLYCVHITSPETNELDQLKMERLKTHIREEYGHQRFECDLIEKEDKLKGIQEFIEEKSIDILSLVTHKRNIIEKIFNPGIEKKLLFHTNVPLLVFHAEK
- a CDS encoding DUF4296 domain-containing protein; its protein translation is MKRTFFIILVFALIVTVGCKKNRKTIPREEMISVLVKVHLMDGALEVSQYNPEITVPDTLDAYEVVLEDYGYTRAQFDSSLQYYAKDLRRFDRMYQKVLTRLNQMETEAQERSQDSGRRKGEEIPEKRDRQPPSNE
- the asnS gene encoding asparagine--tRNA ligase, whose protein sequence is MERTNTPIRKLLNSKELNKDVIVKGWVRTKRGKKSVNFIALNDGSTIHNIQIVVEVDNFDPELLKAINTGASIGVKGKLVESMGKDQNVEILAKDITLYGKANPDEYPLQKKGHSLEFLREIAHLRFRTNTFGAVTRLRHAMSFAIHKYFNDNDFYYLHTPIITGSDAEGAGEMFRVTTLDLKNPPLNGDNNIDYSEDFFGKETNLTVSGQLEAELGALALSKVYTFGPTFRAENSNTPRHLAEFWMIEPEMAFYDNDDNMDLTEDFTRYLVEYALEHNYDDLEFLNRMYDNELIDRLKFVKDNTYERITYSEAIDILEKAEQKWEFPVEWGVDLQAEHEKYLVEKHFKKPVIVVDYPKEIKAFYMKQNDDGRTVRALDLLFPKIGEVVGGSQREEEYDKLYNRIKELNLPEEDLWWYLETRKYGTAPHSGFGLGFERLMLFITGMYNIRDVIPFPRTPKSAEF
- a CDS encoding type IX secretion system membrane protein PorP/SprF, whose translation is MKVRKFCLISSLLIFACAGMAEAQQMPQYTQYTWNDYMINPAVAGTHNYLQVRAFSRMQWMGIDGAPQTYSISAYGPTEDQPMGYGGYIYSDYTGPTSRLVFKGSYAYNIPINSNIRISGGISLGGIQYKVDGTQFDTQTIESYFGRPDPVIDGTVRSRFIPDASAGIYVYSTYFFAGVSAHQLIGNKLNKITPEQVGINRLKQHFYLAGGYNFILNRDFTLQPSLLVREMFPATPQLEVTARAIYQRIVWAGLSFRTGDAFSFMAGYNHENRWYFGLSYDFTYSQLRQYSGGSIEVMFGLKFDDIK